In Candidatus Flexicrinis affinis, the following are encoded in one genomic region:
- a CDS encoding SET domain-containing protein-lysine N-methyltransferase → MPPDQREPILYYTWQSGPTTLCLDGGIGRYQNHSCDPNTWWINEDTTVARRDIAAGEEITCDYGAFMMSVPYDMPCNCGAANCRGRITHLDYLDPRFQLTHGDHVPPYIREATEAAKQGLPGDFSADFGVSA, encoded by the coding sequence ATGCCGCCCGATCAGCGCGAACCCATCCTGTACTACACATGGCAAAGCGGCCCGACCACCCTATGCCTCGACGGCGGGATCGGGCGCTACCAGAACCACTCGTGCGACCCGAATACATGGTGGATCAACGAAGACACGACGGTCGCCCGGCGCGACATCGCCGCTGGCGAGGAGATCACGTGCGACTACGGCGCATTTATGATGTCAGTACCGTATGACATGCCCTGCAACTGCGGGGCAGCCAACTGCCGCGGGCGGATCACCCATCTCGATTATCTCGATCCGCGCTTTCAGCTCACCCACGGCGACCATGTACCGCCGTATATTCGGGAGGCGACCGAAGCCGCGAAGCAAGGTCTGCCCGGCGACTTTAGCGCCGACTTTGGCGTGAGTGCTTGA
- a CDS encoding cupin domain-containing protein, with the protein MPVAGVHRRTMASGERVMVCEFFLERGAEIPIHSHMHEQAGYVIQGSITFTINGEARKLYRGDTYAIPGDIPHGAHADEDCILVEVFSPPREEYRITR; encoded by the coding sequence ATGCCGGTTGCCGGCGTCCACCGGCGCACGATGGCCAGCGGTGAACGTGTGATGGTCTGCGAGTTCTTCCTCGAGCGTGGCGCCGAGATTCCGATTCACAGCCACATGCACGAGCAGGCCGGCTACGTGATCCAAGGCAGCATCACGTTCACCATCAATGGCGAGGCACGCAAGCTCTACCGGGGCGACACGTATGCCATTCCGGGCGACATTCCTCACGGCGCCCACGCCGACGAAGACTGTATACTGGTAGAAGTCTTTAGTCCGCCCCGAGAGGAATATCGCATTACGAGGTAG
- a CDS encoding L,D-transpeptidase family protein, whose translation MNTYDPRRNSRLSRARDRQHAREARRNEAMAVPREEKIAPAVEREPVGMTAQSRIDTEALKKRANLVVQDALWYARHRPSVWRWGGLIVVALILLFLGSYLLPGRIFPNVYALGVPLGGLTVDEAAEALQDAWTNDVKVRLVVQGETIEELSPQQVGLRTDFTRIAEAARGVGLSGIPLGYGIQPQVTLDYRTAEDLLVARAVALNTPAQNASYTLKDGIVVGVPGMTGRQIDITLTLSQINDAPESILRRGQLEIVTLPVEPDYPDPEPFLIEARRMASQPFQLIGYDPFTDTSTTWATPPENLVTWLEVGQNGLTVSERQIVRFLEALNTEIAAIDPVKYISRDDAVRALSEALQLGERRAWLRVSHYPQRYTIQRGDSGYAISRRTGIPYFMIQEANAGRDLGMIYPGDEINLPSKDEVVPLPPVPNKRIVVDINTQMLYGFENGQEAFSWPISTGISKYPTAPGVYQILNHVELAYGSSFELCSSDTSCGQWKMYWFMGMYEVSTGLQNGFHGQVELPNGAYLGGGNVGQPFTYGCVMSRPEEAEFLYNWADDGVVVEVISSDFLPTSEVGRQVLAKRGGSA comes from the coding sequence ATGAATACGTACGATCCGCGCCGCAACAGCCGCCTCAGCCGCGCCCGTGACCGCCAGCACGCGCGCGAGGCGCGCCGTAACGAAGCGATGGCAGTCCCGCGCGAAGAGAAGATCGCGCCCGCAGTCGAGCGCGAACCGGTCGGCATGACCGCCCAGTCGCGCATAGATACCGAGGCGCTCAAGAAACGCGCGAACTTGGTCGTTCAGGATGCCTTATGGTATGCGCGGCACCGGCCTTCGGTGTGGCGGTGGGGCGGCCTGATCGTGGTCGCGCTGATTCTGCTTTTCCTCGGCTCGTACTTGCTGCCGGGGCGCATCTTCCCGAACGTGTACGCGCTCGGCGTCCCATTGGGTGGCCTAACGGTCGATGAAGCGGCCGAAGCGCTGCAAGACGCGTGGACCAACGACGTCAAAGTGCGGCTCGTCGTGCAAGGCGAGACGATCGAGGAACTGTCGCCGCAGCAGGTCGGCCTGCGCACCGACTTCACGCGCATCGCCGAAGCAGCGCGCGGCGTCGGTCTGTCCGGAATCCCCCTCGGTTACGGCATCCAGCCGCAGGTGACTCTCGACTATCGCACGGCCGAAGACCTGTTGGTGGCGCGCGCAGTCGCCCTCAACACGCCGGCGCAGAACGCCAGCTACACGCTCAAGGACGGTATCGTCGTCGGCGTACCCGGCATGACTGGCCGCCAAATCGACATCACCCTGACGCTTTCGCAGATCAACGACGCGCCCGAGTCGATCTTGCGCCGCGGGCAGCTCGAAATCGTGACCCTGCCCGTTGAGCCGGACTACCCCGACCCGGAACCGTTCCTGATCGAAGCGCGGCGGATGGCCAGCCAGCCGTTCCAGTTGATCGGCTACGACCCGTTTACCGACACCTCGACCACGTGGGCCACGCCGCCCGAAAACCTCGTCACGTGGCTGGAGGTCGGCCAGAACGGCCTGACCGTCAGCGAGCGCCAGATCGTGCGCTTTTTGGAGGCGCTCAACACCGAAATCGCGGCGATCGATCCGGTCAAGTACATCTCGCGCGATGACGCGGTGCGCGCGCTCAGCGAGGCGCTGCAACTGGGCGAACGGCGGGCATGGCTGCGCGTCAGCCACTATCCGCAGCGGTATACCATCCAACGCGGCGACAGCGGCTATGCGATCTCGCGGCGGACGGGCATCCCGTACTTCATGATTCAAGAGGCCAACGCCGGGCGCGACCTCGGCATGATCTACCCGGGCGACGAGATCAATCTCCCCAGCAAGGACGAGGTTGTTCCGCTGCCGCCCGTGCCAAATAAGCGCATCGTGGTCGACATCAACACCCAGATGCTCTACGGCTTCGAAAACGGCCAAGAGGCGTTTAGCTGGCCGATCTCGACCGGCATATCCAAGTATCCGACAGCGCCGGGCGTGTACCAGATCCTCAACCACGTCGAGCTGGCCTACGGTTCCAGCTTCGAGCTTTGCAGCTCGGATACGTCGTGCGGCCAGTGGAAGATGTACTGGTTCATGGGCATGTACGAGGTTTCGACCGGCCTGCAGAACGGCTTCCACGGGCAGGTCGAGCTACCCAACGGCGCGTACTTGGGCGGCGGCAACGTCGGCCAGCCGTTCACCTATGGGTGCGTCATGTCGCGGCCGGAAGAGGCCGAGTTCCTCTACAACTGGGCGGACGATGGCGTGGTGGTCGAAGTCATCTCCAGCGACTTCCTACCGACCAGCGAGGTTGGGCGCCAGGTGCTGGCCAAGCGCGGCGGCAGCGCGTGA
- a CDS encoding transcriptional repressor — translation MTNLTPRLQRLRDAGYRITNARAAVLKALEQSGGHLTSAQIVDIVASIDPAVGRASVFRTLDLLSRLSLIRPTYTEGSSAPVFVLLPGGHHHHVICTHCGRVFEFENCGLEGLSARLEVNTGVHIAGHLLEFYGICADCAASEAVSSASSREAPA, via the coding sequence ATGACTAACCTGACCCCGCGCTTGCAGCGCCTGCGGGACGCCGGCTATCGGATTACCAATGCGCGCGCCGCCGTCCTCAAGGCGCTCGAACAGTCCGGCGGGCATTTGACGTCGGCGCAGATCGTCGACATCGTGGCGTCGATCGATCCGGCGGTTGGGCGTGCCAGTGTATTTCGCACGCTCGACCTGCTTTCGCGTTTGTCGCTCATCCGCCCGACTTACACCGAAGGCAGCAGCGCGCCGGTCTTCGTGCTGCTCCCCGGCGGCCACCATCACCATGTCATTTGCACCCACTGCGGGCGCGTGTTCGAGTTCGAGAACTGCGGGCTTGAAGGGCTGTCGGCGCGGCTTGAGGTCAACACAGGCGTGCACATCGCCGGCCACCTGCTCGAGTTCTACGGCATCTGCGCCGACTGCGCAGCTAGCGAGGCGGTGTCTTCGGCCAGTTCGCGGGAAGCACCAGCGTAA
- a CDS encoding response regulator produces the protein MGPARALLLVVEDDPDLRAALAESLALEGYRVEAACDGQEAIDWLAAGMTPDLILADVMMPNVDGFELLRRIRDNPKWMSIPFLFLTSRTDRRDVLQGKSLGAEDYVSKPFSYDELLPLIEARIERARALASRQSAEVDDMRQGILRLLNHEFRTPLTSIVAYSNLLNDVRQRGSVVADLDDTLRHIGGGAHRLRRLIGNFVLLMDLGYPDVKNEVAAQRMQRIDDPERMLHDAVAAVERATDGHRFRVQAESTAAGFRCDRELLLIALRELIDNAVKFSPAGSTITLLAQRCGPDVKLAVSDEGRGVAAAEFDRLPDAFYQASRPAHEQQGSGIGLTLVKAIADAHKGRLEIESAVGKGSRFTLVLPANWPKTPPR, from the coding sequence ATGGGACCGGCGCGCGCGTTGCTCCTGGTGGTTGAAGACGACCCCGATCTGCGTGCGGCGCTTGCCGAGTCGTTGGCGCTGGAAGGGTATCGTGTGGAGGCCGCCTGCGACGGGCAGGAGGCGATCGACTGGCTTGCCGCAGGCATGACGCCGGACCTGATCCTCGCCGACGTGATGATGCCGAATGTCGACGGATTCGAACTGCTGCGCCGGATACGCGATAACCCCAAGTGGATGTCGATCCCGTTCCTGTTCCTCACCTCGCGTACCGATCGCCGTGACGTCCTTCAGGGCAAGTCTCTTGGCGCCGAGGACTACGTTTCCAAGCCGTTCTCCTATGACGAGCTGCTGCCGCTGATCGAGGCGCGCATCGAGCGGGCGCGGGCGCTAGCAAGCCGCCAGTCCGCCGAAGTGGACGACATGCGGCAAGGGATCCTGCGCCTGTTGAATCACGAGTTTCGCACGCCGTTGACCTCGATCGTGGCGTATTCGAACCTGCTAAACGACGTGCGTCAGCGCGGATCGGTCGTCGCCGACCTCGACGATACCCTGCGCCATATCGGGGGAGGCGCGCACCGGCTGCGCCGCTTGATCGGAAATTTCGTGCTGTTGATGGACCTCGGCTATCCGGACGTCAAGAATGAGGTCGCTGCCCAGCGCATGCAGCGTATCGACGATCCGGAACGCATGCTGCACGACGCCGTCGCAGCGGTCGAAAGGGCCACCGATGGTCACCGTTTCCGTGTTCAAGCCGAATCGACTGCGGCCGGCTTCCGGTGTGACCGCGAACTGCTGTTGATCGCCCTGCGCGAGTTGATCGACAACGCGGTCAAGTTTTCGCCCGCCGGTTCGACCATCACTTTATTGGCACAGCGCTGTGGTCCAGACGTGAAACTTGCGGTGAGTGACGAGGGGCGCGGCGTCGCCGCTGCCGAATTCGACCGGTTGCCCGACGCTTTCTATCAGGCCAGCCGCCCTGCCCACGAGCAGCAGGGTTCAGGCATCGGCTTGACACTCGTGAAGGCGATCGCCGACGCGCACAAGGGACGGCTTGAGATCGAAAGCGCGGTGGGCAAGGGGTCGCGCTTTACGCTGGTGCTTCCCGCGAACTGGCCGAAGACACCGCCTCGCTAG
- a CDS encoding homoserine dehydrogenase, with protein MKLALIGFGSVGQGLVRLLIDKQTALAQQYGFAPQVTAVITRSRGNLYHPEGLDLAALLTAAEKGSFGSYPNSPDLRRDISAEGVAAAPYVDVLVEVSPTDLRTGQPALDLCYTALDHGKHVVLANKGPVALDYVNLMARAEQCGRQVLFEGTVMSGTPALRLAREALAGAVVSQVRGILNGTTNYMLSLMEQGRTYDDVLAEAQRLGYAEADPTADVDGWDAAGKLLILASALFGRTFKLADLDVRGIRDLTPEDLQAAAAEGMRYKLIAEASQAGGSVQPVKLPHSHPLAGVSGANNAVTFSTDVLGDVTLVGAGAGGVQTGFAVLSDLLALHRRT; from the coding sequence TTGAAACTCGCCCTGATTGGATTTGGAAGCGTCGGGCAAGGTTTGGTGCGGCTGTTGATCGACAAACAGACCGCGCTGGCGCAGCAGTACGGCTTTGCCCCGCAAGTCACCGCCGTGATCACCCGATCGCGCGGGAACCTCTATCACCCCGAAGGACTCGACCTTGCCGCGCTGCTGACAGCAGCCGAAAAAGGCAGCTTTGGCAGTTATCCCAACTCGCCGGATTTGCGCCGCGACATCAGCGCCGAAGGCGTCGCTGCCGCCCCCTATGTCGACGTGCTGGTGGAAGTCAGCCCGACCGACTTGCGCACCGGTCAGCCCGCGCTCGACTTGTGCTACACCGCGCTCGATCACGGCAAGCACGTCGTGCTGGCGAACAAAGGGCCGGTCGCGCTCGATTACGTCAACCTGATGGCGCGGGCCGAGCAGTGCGGACGTCAGGTGCTGTTCGAAGGCACCGTGATGAGCGGCACGCCCGCGCTGCGCCTCGCCCGCGAGGCATTGGCCGGGGCGGTGGTATCGCAGGTGCGCGGCATCCTGAACGGCACGACCAACTACATGCTCTCGCTGATGGAGCAGGGCCGCACCTATGACGACGTGCTGGCCGAGGCGCAGCGGCTCGGTTATGCCGAGGCCGACCCGACCGCCGATGTGGACGGGTGGGATGCCGCCGGCAAGCTGTTGATCCTCGCCAGCGCGCTGTTCGGGCGCACGTTCAAGCTGGCCGACCTCGACGTGCGCGGCATCCGCGACCTGACGCCGGAGGACTTGCAGGCCGCTGCTGCCGAGGGCATGCGCTACAAGCTGATCGCCGAGGCGTCGCAAGCAGGCGGCAGCGTTCAGCCGGTGAAGCTCCCTCACAGCCATCCGCTGGCCGGCGTCTCCGGCGCGAACAACGCCGTGACGTTCTCCACTGACGTGCTGGGCGATGTGACGCTTGTCGGCGCAGGGGCGGGCGGCGTTCAGACCGGCTTCGCCGTATTGTCCGATTTGCTCGCGCTGCATCGGCGCACATAG
- a CDS encoding tetratricopeptide repeat protein, which produces MEDSNLQQHSTALLTAWEDGTLSYHDAVAQLNTLRAEAQTRARPEDEAFLESRLGVIEGYRGNYVGSIAHFERARDLYLRANNRRQVVTCTLNIGETYRLKGNFARARQYFRTGLDAAVELGDRELQVLARANESQMMISQGNAAQAEASLRECYALCEEPFPVLAGASPEVVARNQLDQRADIAHALSTLYLDSGDIEQAWHFAQEGLKLATLLQTDLRIGFAYRALGEVVTVLEHPPEPPLSPDPDHYFSESIARFKAVNAEGETARTLFAQGRSLRRRGRQTQATRKLHQAMIMFSRLGMVDDAAKAAEEQLKLL; this is translated from the coding sequence ATGGAAGACAGCAACCTCCAGCAGCACAGCACCGCCCTGCTGACCGCGTGGGAAGACGGGACGTTGAGCTACCATGATGCCGTCGCCCAGCTTAACACGCTCAGGGCCGAAGCCCAGACCCGCGCGCGCCCCGAAGACGAAGCCTTTCTCGAGTCACGCCTCGGTGTGATCGAAGGCTATCGCGGCAACTATGTGGGCAGCATCGCCCACTTCGAACGCGCCCGCGATCTGTACCTGCGCGCCAATAACCGGCGGCAAGTCGTGACGTGCACGCTCAACATCGGCGAGACGTACCGCCTCAAAGGCAACTTCGCCCGCGCGCGCCAGTATTTCCGCACCGGCCTCGACGCCGCCGTCGAACTCGGTGACCGCGAGCTGCAGGTGCTGGCACGCGCTAACGAAAGCCAGATGATGATCAGTCAGGGCAACGCGGCGCAGGCGGAGGCCAGCTTGCGCGAGTGCTACGCGCTGTGCGAAGAGCCGTTCCCCGTACTGGCCGGCGCATCGCCGGAAGTCGTCGCGCGCAACCAGCTCGATCAACGCGCCGACATCGCCCATGCGCTGTCTACGCTGTACCTCGACTCCGGCGACATCGAGCAGGCGTGGCACTTCGCGCAGGAGGGGTTGAAGCTGGCGACCCTGCTGCAAACCGACCTGCGGATCGGCTTTGCGTATCGCGCCCTCGGCGAGGTCGTGACCGTGCTCGAACACCCGCCCGAGCCGCCGCTGTCGCCCGACCCCGACCATTACTTCAGCGAGTCGATCGCGCGCTTCAAGGCCGTCAACGCCGAGGGAGAAACGGCGCGCACGCTGTTTGCACAGGGGCGCAGCCTGCGCCGGCGCGGCCGGCAGACTCAAGCCACACGCAAGCTGCATCAGGCGATGATCATGTTCAGCCGGCTTGGCATGGTCGACGACGCCGCCAAAGCCGCCGAGGAACAGCTCAAGCTGCTGTAG